The DNA segment AGGAGCAGATTGAGCATTTGACGGAGATGGCCGCCAAGGTCAATGAGATTGTAAACGGTGTGGAAGCTATCGCGGCGGAAACCAATCTGCTGGCGCTGAACGCCTCGATTGAGGCGGCTCGAGCCGGTGAATTCGGGCGGGGTTTTGCCGTGGTCGCCAATGAGATTAGAAAGCTGGCCGACAATACAAAAATGAATCTGGATGATATGCGGGTCTTTGTAAATAACATTCATCAGGCGGCCAATGATAGCCGGGAGAGCCTGGATAATACGCTGCGTTCTACCAGCGGCATGAATGAAAAACTGGACAGCATTGCCGGCACCATACAGGGGAATGTAGCCATGCTGAAGGATACGGTCGCGGATGTCGACGATGTAGCGGGCTCAATGAAACAAGTGCATGAAGCGGCGCAGCAGGTAAATCAGGCAATGGCTTTTTCCGCCCGGGATGCGGAAAAACTGCATGGCATGACTCAGAGCATACATGATGATGCCATTATGAGCGCGGAAAATGCAAAGCAGCTATCTTCGATTGACAATGAACTGAGTGAAATTATCCGGGATATGATCCTGTCGCTAAATGGCGGCGTCCATGCCATTTCTAATGACGATCTGACGGAGACGCTGACTAAGGCCAAGGTGGCTCATGGGAACTGGATGAAGAATTTGAAACGCATTGTTGATGAAATGAAGTCCTACCCGATTCAGATTGATTCAAAGCGCTGTGCTTTCGGTCATTTTTATCATGCCATTCAGTTGACTCATCCCGATATAAATAAAGAATGGCAGGCCATCGACGGCGTACATCATGAATTGCACGGCATGGGCAGCAAGGTACTGGACGCTGTGGAAAGGCAGGCCGCCGGTGAAGCCAATAGCCTGTATGAACGGGCGGAAGGGCTGTCGAAACAAATATTTACTCATATTGATAATACTATCCGGGAAATCAAAAGAAAATCAGATGAGGGTATCGAGCTTTTGCAAAGTAATTCATGACAATGTTTTTGGTCTTGTCATATATTTGTCATAAATATCCTCTATAGTAAAAGTTGTCCACCATGCAATACAGTCTGGCAGAGTTGCTGCTGCCGGACGAAAACTAATAGAGGGTCATCCTCTATTAACAATATTCTCATACTCCTCTGTTGTAGTCCCTCTATGTCAAGATAGGGGGACATTTTTTTTGCGGGGGTAACGGGTTGTATAACAAAAGGTGAGCTTGATGGGGCAAGCTCACCTTTTGTTATAGTAAAGTCAAAATCTCATGGGGTTTTTGGAAGATGTGGGTAGCCGGTAAATCAGGCGTTTTACTGCCCCAAAGCGCCAAACCGAAGTCGATGCCGGCCTGGCCGGCACAACGCTGATCATAGGCGGTATCGCCGATATATAACGCTGTTTCGGGCCGGGCACCGGAAAGCTCGAGGTATTTTAAGAGCGGCTCCGGGTGAGGTTTGTGCTTTGCTGTGTCATCGGCGCAGACAATGAAAGATAGATATTTCATCAACCCAAAGGGAATGAAATCCTTTGTTAATTCGGCTTTTGTTTTGGAGGTCACAATGCCTGTGGGAATATGGCGGGCACCCAGCTCGGACAATACCGTCTCAATGCCGGTAAAGACAGTGATCGTGTGAAAATAATCATTCATATAATTGTCCCATTTGGCGAGGGCCTGCTCTTTGTTGCGGATAGACAGCTTTTCCAACGCGGCCATGCCCGGAATGCCCAAGGCAAAATGCAATTCTTCGCAAGTATATTGTTTTTGGCAGCTTTCACTAAGAACTCTTTGCAGTGCCAACAAGATGGCCTGCTCTGTATCAATCAGAGTGCCATCCACATCAAAGATGACCGTTGCATACATGAAGATGCCTCCTTCTACCATTTGCCCCAAGGTGCCTTGGCAGGAAGCCTGGCTGCCGGGACAGGGAATTATACTAATTATATTATAGGGGGAAAGGGAAAAGGATGGCCAGAAAAATATAAAACAAACTGAGTTTATTTTGTCACAAAGATGTAACATTTGCCAATTATACTTAAGTCATCAAATCAAGGAGGGATTCCCATGAACAAGGTCGCTAAAAAAATTATTATTTATTCTATGGTGGGTATCATGCAAATCGGTTTCGGCGCATCCGTACTTGAAGCTTCTCCCCGGCACGATGACGGTGATAGAAGGCATCGTTATGAAGAAAGGCAGCATGACCGGGATCAAAGGATCAGAGAAGAAAATCAACGTTATGAAAGAGAAATGCAACGTAGACATAACGAAGATGAACGGGAATGGCGTGACCGTCAGAACCGGGAAAAAGAGCACCATGAGGAAGTTATGAGAACCCTGGGCGGGTTGGCACTGCTGGCGGTAATTCTACATAATAATTAATTAATAGCCTCCGGCGCTGCCCGGAGGCTTCTTTTCTGTTATGAGAAGCTGATAGCAACGAGATAAACCTTCACCTGGACTGCCTGTTTTGCATACAGTATAGGGAAGGGAGGATAAATAAGTGAACCATTTTATTGTTATCAACCTCGCGACAGGGAGTCTTTTTTACTTTGAGGGAAATCAAATGCTGGGACGATATACCGTAGCAATCGGCCGGCCGGCTACGCCGACGCCGCCGGGCACCTATCAAATCACTGAAAAGGAGATATTACCTCTTCCAGAGCCTGGTGGTGCGGATCTGGGGTCTCGCCGGCTGATTCTGTCGTCGGCCAAGACCTGTGTACATGGCTCCTGGCATGGTCCGGTGATGGGACAAGTTTCCGGTGGCTGTGTCAGGATGCGCAACGAAGATATTGAGGAATTATTTCCCAAGGTTGAGGTCGGCACGCCGGTTATTATGATTGGCGAATAGCCGTCAGATAGTCTGTTTGGACAATCGGCCCGCTCCACCCAACGGGGGAACGGGTTGATTACTAAACAGAAAGAATTCTGCCAAAACGTTTACCAAATCGATAGAGTTTACATAGTATATAAAAAGAGCGGGAGGAGGTGTCTTCTATGGAACGCTGCCCATATTGCGGCCTTGATTTGTCACGCTCACCCCGGATTATCATTGCCGCCGGCGGTTGGGGTGCTCCCTGGGGTTGGGGAGGCTGGTATCCATGGTGGCATGGTGGCTGGGGCCATGGACATGGACATGGCTGGTGGCGGAATCGGTATTACCGCTAAGGAGGCTTTCAGGACGTAAAGACAGTGTGCAGACTACGTAAGCGGTATTGCTGCTTTAGACCGGTTAAAAAAGGTTTCTGATTACCGGTAAAGATGAAGGCTTCTGCAATAAAATTTGCAGAAGCCAAATTTTTTATCAGGAAGTGTGCCGGGAGAATGACAAAAATTTACATACAGAGGCTGATATAATAGCAAGTGCTGCGGCAACAGATAAGACAAAAGGGGGAATAGTTGTGTTGACGGATGTAGTATATGGATTGATTTCCATTGGAATAATAACGGCAAGTTCTATTCTTTGTATATATTTTAAGCTGCCATAGGCGCTTTGATTATTCATAAAGGGGTGAAGGCGATGAATACTGAATGGACCCATCCGATTATCATTTTTACAGGGCTGTTACTGCTCTATACCATCGGGGTTTCCGTTATATCTCTGTTTAGCCATTAAACAAGCTGAACAGGCCAGGACGTACCGCTTGCGTAAGTAAGCGGTTTTATTATCGTCATCCTTCCAGCGCGGGGTAAGCCTAAATAACTTTTTTCGTTGAGGGCATACTAAGTGCCGGAAAACTAGTGGTCCGTTTTAAGGTGCAAATTCAATTGGCGGGAATTGTTCTGCAAGGCAGTCTTGCCGAATAATATCTGCAAAGTAATTGCAATTGCAAAGTAGATGGGCCATTGGGGATGAGAGGTGATCCAATGAGCAGTTTACGGGAAATTGAAAGCAAGATTCAGGATTTACGGGCTCAACTTTATGAAATTGCCCGTGACAGAGAATTTACTGACCCGGAAGTCATAAAAGCGAGCCAAAAGCTTGATCAGGTACTTAATGAATATGAGCAATTTTTTAAAAGGAAAATGAGTGGGAAATAATGTCGGGAACTTGACTAACTTGAACATAAAAATAATAGACGGTCAGGCGATCATAATTCTGTCATAAATACCAATTATACTCAAATTAAAGAAAGCAGGGAGGGAACAGCTATGAGGGGAATTGGCAAGAAAGTGGTTG comes from the Propionispora vibrioides genome and includes:
- a CDS encoding methyl-accepting chemotaxis protein, which produces MNFFKKAPCHEALCIIQNVEDRLKGKPVDPPQVDYPIHQRMLKQFDKLFESERKMSVNSKKMIGIVPKLSEFDIRMTHESNQLTTFAQDMTTLSESNLAIVEEITASMNDVNDTIKHASETMEHLSTASRGLIEKNDESMAQLGEIQELKEEVIRDTAIMQEQIEHLTEMAAKVNEIVNGVEAIAAETNLLALNASIEAARAGEFGRGFAVVANEIRKLADNTKMNLDDMRVFVNNIHQAANDSRESLDNTLRSTSGMNEKLDSIAGTIQGNVAMLKDTVADVDDVAGSMKQVHEAAQQVNQAMAFSARDAEKLHGMTQSIHDDAIMSAENAKQLSSIDNELSEIIRDMILSLNGGVHAISNDDLTETLTKAKVAHGNWMKNLKRIVDEMKSYPIQIDSKRCAFGHFYHAIQLTHPDINKEWQAIDGVHHELHGMGSKVLDAVERQAAGEANSLYERAEGLSKQIFTHIDNTIREIKRKSDEGIELLQSNS
- a CDS encoding HAD family hydrolase, which produces MYATVIFDVDGTLIDTEQAILLALQRVLSESCQKQYTCEELHFALGIPGMAALEKLSIRNKEQALAKWDNYMNDYFHTITVFTGIETVLSELGARHIPTGIVTSKTKAELTKDFIPFGLMKYLSFIVCADDTAKHKPHPEPLLKYLELSGARPETALYIGDTAYDQRCAGQAGIDFGLALWGSKTPDLPATHIFQKPHEILTLL
- a CDS encoding L,D-transpeptidase, which produces MNHFIVINLATGSLFYFEGNQMLGRYTVAIGRPATPTPPGTYQITEKEILPLPEPGGADLGSRRLILSSAKTCVHGSWHGPVMGQVSGGCVRMRNEDIEELFPKVEVGTPVIMIGE
- a CDS encoding aspartyl-phosphate phosphatase Spo0E family protein encodes the protein MSSLREIESKIQDLRAQLYEIARDREFTDPEVIKASQKLDQVLNEYEQFFKRKMSGK